A genome region from Cucumis sativus cultivar 9930 chromosome 4, Cucumber_9930_V3, whole genome shotgun sequence includes the following:
- the LOC101213073 gene encoding probable phospholipid hydroperoxide glutathione peroxidase — translation MHFFKFLNWFSFFFLCFSLFYYYRTPQISPYFLLNMAQGSSNSIFDFTVKDIRGNDVSLSEYKGKVLLIVNVASECGLTKSNYKELNVLYDKYKNQGFEILAFPCNQFAGQEPGNNEQIQETVCTRFKAEFPIFDKVDVNGKDAAPIYKFLKSQEAGRGLFGDGIKWNFTKFLVNKEGKVVGRYAPTTSPSKIEKDIENLLQSA, via the exons atgcatttttttaaattccttAATTggttctccttcttcttcctttgctTCTCTCTGTTTTATTACTACCGCACACCCCAAATCTCTCCCTATTTCCTTCTCAATATGGCTCAAGGTTCCTCCAACTCCATTTTTGATTTCACTGTCAAG GATATTCGTGGGAATGATGTGAGCCTTAGTGAATACAAGGGGAAAGTTCTTCTGATAGTGAATGTTGCTTCTGAGTG TGGTTTAACGAAGTCAAACTACAAGGAGCTGAATGTATTGTAtgacaaatacaaaaatcaag GTTTTGAGATATTGGCATTTCCTTGCAATCAGTTTGCAGGACAAGAGCCAGGAAACAATGAACAGATTCAGGAAACTGTATGCACAAGGTTCAAAGCTGAATTCCCCATCTTTGATAAG GTTGACGTTAACGGGAAGGATGCAGCACCAATATATAAATTCCTGAAATCACAAGAGGCTGGCCGTGGACTATTTGGCGATGGCATCAAGTGGAACTTCACAAAGTTCTTAGTGAACAAAGAAGGGAAGGTAGTTGGTAGATATGCTCCAACCACCTCGCCTTCCAAGATTGAG AAAGATATCGAGAATCTATTGCAATCTGCTTGA
- the LOC101218737 gene encoding pentatricopeptide repeat-containing protein At4g20090 isoform X1 translates to MLVTIRSSSALLKLLSLHFHGSSSHFFSTSKTTNHIAIAPRALARRPTSRTAPTPRSPNTLGSSDVVNSVCSLLSNKNPQTPNLDLDHLLKRFKDNLSSDFVLQILMNYKLLGRAKTLEFFSWSGLQMGFRFDASVVEYMADFLGRRKLFDDMKCLLVTVLSHKGRISCRTFSICIRFLGRQGRVREALCLFEEMEPKFGCKPDNLVFNNMLYALCKKEPTGELIDTALKIFRRIELPDKYSYSNVIIGLCKFGRYSTAIEAFGEMYRAGLVPTRTAVNILIGNLCSLSAKEGAVEKVRVNSTYRPFTVLVPNVNPKSGAIEPAVGIFWAANKLSLVPSSFVTVQLISELCRLGQMQEAIRVLKVVEGDKLRCAEECYSVVMKALCEHRHVDEASDLFGRMLSQGMKPKLAIYNYVICMLCKLGNLDSAERVFGIMNKKRCAPDHVTYSALIHAYGENRDWSAAYGLLKEMLSLGMSPHFHVYSIVDKLMREHGQIDLCLKLEMKWEAQILQKLCKQGQLEAAYEKMKSMLEKGLSPPIYVRDAFESAFQKKGKFKIARELLQKMDGVHQHESRTRNSS, encoded by the coding sequence ATGTTGGTAACGATTAGGAGCTCTTCGGCGTTGCTCAAACTCCTTTCTCTTCATTTCCATGGCTCCTCCTCACACTTTTTCAGCACTTCAAAGACCACTAACCACATTGCCATAGCTCCAAGAGCTCTTGCAAGAAGACCCACTTCGCGAACTGCCCCAACTCCTCGGTCTCCGAACACCCTCGGCTCTTCCGATGTCGTCAACTCAGTATGTTCTTtactttcaaacaaaaatcccCAAACACCTAATCTCGATCTTGATCATTTATTGAAAAGGTTCAAAGACAACTTAAGTTCGGATTTCGTGCTTCAAATTCTGATGAATTATAAGCTGTTAGGTCGGGCTAAAACGCTAGAATTCTTCTCTTGGTCCGGATTGCAAATGGGGTTTCGGTTTGATGCGTCCGTGGTTGAGTATATGGCTGATTTCTTAGGTAGGAGgaaattgtttgatgatatgaaGTGTCTTTTAGTGACTGTGTTGTCTCATAAGGGTCGGATTTCTTGTcgaacattttcaatttgtattaGATTTTTGGGTAGGCAGGGGAGGGTTAGAGAAGCACTTTGCTTGTTTGAAGAAATGGAACCAAAATTTGGGTGTAAACCTGATAATCTGGTCTTTAACAACATGCTTTATGCACTTTGTAAGAAGGAACCAACTGGGGAATTGATTGATACTGCTCTAAAGATTTTCAGAAGAATTGAATTGCCTGATAAATATTCATACAGTAATGTTATAATTGGATTGTGTAAATTTGGTAGGTATAGTACAGCTATTGAAGCGTTTGGTGAAATGTATAGGGCAGGTTTGGTACCTACTCGAACTGCTGTGAACATTCTCATTGGGAATTTGTGTTCTTTGAGTGCTAAAGAAGGGGCTGTAGAAAAAGTTAGGGTCAATAGTACTTATAGACCTTTTACCGTTCTAGTTCCAAATGTGAATCCGAAGAGCGGTGCCATTGAACCTGCAGTTGGGATTTTTTGGGCAGCTAATAAGCTGAGTTTAGTTCCCAGTTCTTTTGTAACAGTTCAGCTCATCTCAGAGCTTTGTCGGTTAGGTCAAATGCAAGAAGCAATTAGAGTATTGAAGGTTGTTGAGGGTGACAAGCTTAGATGTGCTGAAGAGTGTTATTCTGTTGTGATGAAAGCATTATGTGAACATCGTCACGTAGACGAAGCTAGTGATCTGTTTGGGAGGATGCTTTCTCAGGGCATGAAGCCAAAATTGGCTATTTACAATTATGTTATTTGCATGTTATGCAAATTAGGAAATTTGGATAGTGCTGAAAGGGTGTTTGGGATTATGAACAAGAAAAGATGTGCACCTGATCATGTTACTTATTCGGCGTTAATCCATGCCTACGGTGAAAATAGGGATTGGTCAGCTGCCTACGGtttattgaaagaaatgttGAGTTTAGGCATGTCTCCTCATTTTCATGTGTATAGTATAGTGGATAAACTAATGAGAGAACATGGGCAAATTGATCTGTGCTTGAAGCTGGAAATGAAATGGGAAGCCCAAATTTTGCAGAAGCTTTGTAAACAAGGACAACTGGAGGCTGCGTATGAAAAGATGAAGTCAATGCTTGAAAAGGGTTTGTCTCCTCCTATATATGTTAGAGATGCGTTTGAGAGTGCATTTCAAAAGAAGGGTAAGTTTAAGATTGCACGAGAGTTGCTGCAGAAGATGGACGGAGTCCACCAACATGAGTCAAGAACGAGAAATTCATCATGA
- the LOC101213317 gene encoding uncharacterized protein LOC101213317 — protein sequence MGSDFFTESQTWVSSVNGIREDPDDETSIDGGEGIGTDSDFDESAQMGVKKRMMKKRSQVLLEGFVEDEDDLMRTKSLTDEDLDELKGCVDLGFGFSYDEIPELCNTLPALELCYSMSQKYMDDHQKSPESSPASAVPADSCSSVSSPIANWKISSPGDHPEDVKARLKFWAQAVACTVRLCN from the exons ATGGGAAGTGATTTCTTTACCGAATCTCAAACGTGGGTTTCTTCTGTTAACGGAATTCGAGAAGACCCAGATGATGAAACTTCCATTGACGGAGGTGAGGGAATTGGGACGGATTCGGATTTCGATGAGTCGGCTCAAATGGGGGTGAAGAAgaggatgatgaagaagaggaGTCAGGTTTTGCTTGAAGGGTTTGTTGAGGATGAGGATGATTTGATGAGGACTAAGAGCTTGACGGATGAGGATCTTGATGAGCTTAAAGGCTGTGTAGATCTAGGCTTTGGTTTTAGCTATGATGAGATTCCGGAGCTCTGTAACACTCTCCCGGCTTTGGAGCTCTGTTATTCCATGAGCCAGAAGTACATGGACGATCACCAGAAGTCGCCGGAGAGTTCGCCGGCTTCGGCGGTTCCGGCCGACTCTTGCTCTTCTGTTTCCAGTCCGATTGCGAATTGGAAGATCTCCAGTCCTG GTGATCATCCAGAAGATGTTAAAGCGAGGCTCAAATTTTGGGCTCAGGCAGTGGCATGTACTGTTAGACTATGCAACTAA
- the LOC101218737 gene encoding pentatricopeptide repeat-containing protein At4g20090 isoform X2 — MLVTIRSSSALLKLLSLHFHGSSSHFFSTSKTTNHIAIAPRALARRPTSRTAPTPRSPNTLGSSDLLGRAKTLEFFSWSGLQMGFRFDASVVEYMADFLGRRKLFDDMKCLLVTVLSHKGRISCRTFSICIRFLGRQGRVREALCLFEEMEPKFGCKPDNLVFNNMLYALCKKEPTGELIDTALKIFRRIELPDKYSYSNVIIGLCKFGRYSTAIEAFGEMYRAGLVPTRTAVNILIGNLCSLSAKEGAVEKVRVNSTYRPFTVLVPNVNPKSGAIEPAVGIFWAANKLSLVPSSFVTVQLISELCRLGQMQEAIRVLKVVEGDKLRCAEECYSVVMKALCEHRHVDEASDLFGRMLSQGMKPKLAIYNYVICMLCKLGNLDSAERVFGIMNKKRCAPDHVTYSALIHAYGENRDWSAAYGLLKEMLSLGMSPHFHVYSIVDKLMREHGQIDLCLKLEMKWEAQILQKLCKQGQLEAAYEKMKSMLEKGLSPPIYVRDAFESAFQKKGKFKIARELLQKMDGVHQHESRTRNSS, encoded by the exons ATGTTGGTAACGATTAGGAGCTCTTCGGCGTTGCTCAAACTCCTTTCTCTTCATTTCCATGGCTCCTCCTCACACTTTTTCAGCACTTCAAAGACCACTAACCACATTGCCATAGCTCCAAGAGCTCTTGCAAGAAGACCCACTTCGCGAACTGCCCCAACTCCTCGGTCTCCGAACACCCTCGGCTCTTCCGAT CTGTTAGGTCGGGCTAAAACGCTAGAATTCTTCTCTTGGTCCGGATTGCAAATGGGGTTTCGGTTTGATGCGTCCGTGGTTGAGTATATGGCTGATTTCTTAGGTAGGAGgaaattgtttgatgatatgaaGTGTCTTTTAGTGACTGTGTTGTCTCATAAGGGTCGGATTTCTTGTcgaacattttcaatttgtattaGATTTTTGGGTAGGCAGGGGAGGGTTAGAGAAGCACTTTGCTTGTTTGAAGAAATGGAACCAAAATTTGGGTGTAAACCTGATAATCTGGTCTTTAACAACATGCTTTATGCACTTTGTAAGAAGGAACCAACTGGGGAATTGATTGATACTGCTCTAAAGATTTTCAGAAGAATTGAATTGCCTGATAAATATTCATACAGTAATGTTATAATTGGATTGTGTAAATTTGGTAGGTATAGTACAGCTATTGAAGCGTTTGGTGAAATGTATAGGGCAGGTTTGGTACCTACTCGAACTGCTGTGAACATTCTCATTGGGAATTTGTGTTCTTTGAGTGCTAAAGAAGGGGCTGTAGAAAAAGTTAGGGTCAATAGTACTTATAGACCTTTTACCGTTCTAGTTCCAAATGTGAATCCGAAGAGCGGTGCCATTGAACCTGCAGTTGGGATTTTTTGGGCAGCTAATAAGCTGAGTTTAGTTCCCAGTTCTTTTGTAACAGTTCAGCTCATCTCAGAGCTTTGTCGGTTAGGTCAAATGCAAGAAGCAATTAGAGTATTGAAGGTTGTTGAGGGTGACAAGCTTAGATGTGCTGAAGAGTGTTATTCTGTTGTGATGAAAGCATTATGTGAACATCGTCACGTAGACGAAGCTAGTGATCTGTTTGGGAGGATGCTTTCTCAGGGCATGAAGCCAAAATTGGCTATTTACAATTATGTTATTTGCATGTTATGCAAATTAGGAAATTTGGATAGTGCTGAAAGGGTGTTTGGGATTATGAACAAGAAAAGATGTGCACCTGATCATGTTACTTATTCGGCGTTAATCCATGCCTACGGTGAAAATAGGGATTGGTCAGCTGCCTACGGtttattgaaagaaatgttGAGTTTAGGCATGTCTCCTCATTTTCATGTGTATAGTATAGTGGATAAACTAATGAGAGAACATGGGCAAATTGATCTGTGCTTGAAGCTGGAAATGAAATGGGAAGCCCAAATTTTGCAGAAGCTTTGTAAACAAGGACAACTGGAGGCTGCGTATGAAAAGATGAAGTCAATGCTTGAAAAGGGTTTGTCTCCTCCTATATATGTTAGAGATGCGTTTGAGAGTGCATTTCAAAAGAAGGGTAAGTTTAAGATTGCACGAGAGTTGCTGCAGAAGATGGACGGAGTCCACCAACATGAGTCAAGAACGAGAAATTCATCATGA